A single Dunckerocampus dactyliophorus isolate RoL2022-P2 chromosome 2, RoL_Ddac_1.1, whole genome shotgun sequence DNA region contains:
- the epas1a gene encoding endothelial PAS domain-containing protein 1, which produces MPNGGLCMRGVDGGVRLGSQDAMEKERTEDEISIYLRMLGGFVMVLSSQGDMMFLSENVSNFLGLTQAELMGHNVLDFTHPCDHQEIRSNLRLSSEERFWCGAKRDFVVRIKSTLALQVRSTNLRSTTWKVLHCQGRAKACVGPASVSCLLLTCQTLPVSHTLLSTHTFSSQHSMDMRFTHCDHRVMMLLGYSPHELVGRSIYELCHTLDTNSLSKYHVNLYLKSQSVSGQYRMLVRGGGYVWVESHSAVVPGVRSTKSRPCAPQPLCIFCVTYVLSGVEEPSLQLSLDQVVHHSLSLQCAVTQIRLVLPKVCYLTKR; this is translated from the exons ATGCCTAATGGTGGACTATGTATGAGAGGAGTCGATGGTGGCGTCCGTTTGGGTTCTCAGGATGCAATGGAGAAGGAGCGCACGGAGGATGAGATCAGCATCTACCTGAGGATGCTCGGGGGGTTTGTCATGGTGCTGTCGTCTCAGGGGGACATGATGTTCCTCTCTGAGAACGTCAGCAACTTCCTGGGCCTGACGCAG GCTGAATTGATGGGACACAATGTTCTTGACTTTACTCATCCGTGTGACCACCAGGAAATCAGAAGTAACCTCCGCCTGtcttcag aagaaagattTTGGTGCGGCGCCAAGCGAGACTTTGTTGTGAGAATTAAAAGCACATTGGCTCTACAAGTACGAAGCACCAACCTCAGGTCAACCACGTGGAAG GTGTTGCACTGCCAGGGACGGGCCAAGGCATGCGTTGGCCCCGCTTCCGTCTCTTGCCTGCTGCTCACCTGTCAAACTCTGCCTGTGTCACACACGCTCCTCAGCACACACACCTTCAGCAGCCAGCACAGCATGGACATGAGGTTCACACACTGTGACCACAG AGTGATGATGCTTTTAGGTTACAGTCCTCATGAGCTGGTGGGACGCTCCATCTACGAGCTTTGTCACACGCTGGACACCAACTCTTTGAGCAAATATCACGTCAACT TGTACCTAAAGAGCCAGTCAGTCAGCGGTCAGTACAGGATGCTGGTAAGAGGTGGCGGGTACGTGTGGGTGGAGAGTCACAGCGCCGTCGTGCCCGGGGTGAGATCCACCAAGTCCAGACCCTGTGCCCCCCAGCCGCTCTGCATCTTCTGTGTCACTTATGTCCTCAG TGGCGTGGAGGAGCCGTCCCTGCAGCTCTCTTTGGACCAGGTGGTGCATCATAG TTTGTCATTGCAGTGTGCCGTCACTCAAATCAGACTGGTTTTACCGAAAGTGTGTTACCTAACTAAAAGATAG